One segment of Fimbriiglobus ruber DNA contains the following:
- a CDS encoding Clp protease N-terminal domain-containing protein, giving the protein MFDEKWSERHITDSARRILESIQYRADDRGLYVVDTAFITTLVLWSLLLWERKVGRVALERMSIDPFDLAREVDRLLTEKAKEHPVVYDPRDQRLVFAKTGAPYQRWDLETVLEPLLQQAEHEALALGHNYVGSEHLLLAVVQQADAGLTGLLREYGIGYSAVREAVLKVLGS; this is encoded by the coding sequence ATGTTCGACGAGAAGTGGAGTGAGCGGCACATCACTGACTCTGCCAGACGCATTCTAGAGTCGATCCAATACCGTGCTGACGACCGCGGGCTGTATGTGGTCGATACGGCTTTTATCACCACCCTGGTTCTTTGGTCACTACTCCTATGGGAGCGCAAAGTCGGCCGCGTGGCCTTGGAGCGGATGAGCATCGATCCCTTCGACCTCGCCCGCGAGGTGGACCGATTGCTTACGGAGAAAGCAAAGGAACACCCGGTCGTCTACGATCCGAGAGACCAACGGTTGGTATTCGCCAAGACTGGTGCCCCCTATCAGCGGTGGGACTTGGAGACCGTGCTGGAACCGCTTCTTCAGCAGGCCGAGCATGAGGCGCTGGCATTGGGACACAATTACGTCGGCTCGGAGCACCTACTGCTGGCGGTTGTCCAGCAAGCCGACGCGGGATTGACGGGTCTCCTCCGAGAGTACGGGATCGGGTATAGTGCAGTCCGTGAGGCCGTCCTGAAAGTACTTGGTTCATAG
- the rpmF gene encoding 50S ribosomal protein L32, which translates to MAVPKRRTSKARQGTRRSHHHKTPIGVQYCPRCNEPVLPHRICSNCGHYQGREVIVMDEKEQGA; encoded by the coding sequence ATGGCCGTTCCCAAACGACGAACTTCGAAGGCCCGCCAGGGCACGCGCCGCTCGCACCACCACAAGACCCCGATCGGGGTCCAGTACTGTCCGCGGTGCAACGAGCCGGTTCTCCCGCACCGCATCTGTTCGAACTGCGGCCACTACCAGGGCCGCGAAGTGATCGTGATGGACGAGAAGGAGCAGGGGGCGTAG
- a CDS encoding SMI1/KNR4 family protein — translation MAKRKAKPESLSPSARAPKSGPDSAVGMVEVAWGQLETWCRDHVPDLLDVLNPGASAAEIATLERAIGRPWPADVRSSLAIHNGQAGRQIGASFVFGLELLDTQQIAHYWELWAGMTDYNAEYREDITSVPTGVIQPDYANPGWIPLTKAASASHLAADLAPGPTGSAGQIINFGRDEWEKWVLAASWGEFLHSYAKFLESDDFRVIYPEVDSWNVNFEPVFRFVSDEGRASTRHGYAALIDWRKQGYWPLR, via the coding sequence ATGGCTAAGCGTAAGGCCAAGCCGGAATCGCTGTCTCCAAGCGCACGCGCGCCGAAGTCCGGACCGGATTCGGCGGTCGGCATGGTGGAGGTCGCTTGGGGCCAGCTCGAAACCTGGTGCCGTGATCACGTCCCCGACCTGCTCGATGTCCTCAATCCTGGGGCATCCGCGGCCGAAATCGCCACCTTGGAGAGAGCTATTGGGCGACCGTGGCCCGCTGACGTTCGGTCGTCCCTGGCCATCCACAACGGGCAAGCTGGCCGGCAGATCGGAGCCAGCTTCGTTTTCGGCTTGGAGCTTCTGGATACGCAGCAGATCGCCCACTACTGGGAATTGTGGGCTGGGATGACTGATTACAACGCCGAGTACCGGGAAGATATAACGTCTGTCCCTACTGGAGTTATCCAGCCTGACTACGCCAACCCCGGCTGGATTCCGCTGACGAAGGCCGCCAGCGCGAGCCACCTAGCGGCCGATCTGGCTCCCGGCCCGACCGGGTCGGCCGGGCAGATCATCAACTTCGGTCGGGACGAGTGGGAGAAGTGGGTTTTGGCCGCGAGTTGGGGGGAGTTCCTGCACAGCTACGCCAAGTTCCTGGAGTCCGACGACTTCCGGGTGATCTACCCCGAGGTGGACTCATGGAATGTGAACTTCGAGCCCGTGTTCCGCTTCGTGTCCGACGAGGGGCGGGCGTCCACCAGGCACGGGTACGCTGCGTTGATCGACTGGCGAAAGCAAGGCTACTGGCCGCTCCGCTAA
- a CDS encoding sigma-70 family RNA polymerase sigma factor yields MDGPDEIAAAIAAVARGNRDAYRRIVRAYSLPLRAYLANLVYHRSDVDDLAQEVFLAAYRGLATYQRGSDFGAWLRGIARHKAHKYLRRRAVRGRAMDGFREELARTLEADIERAASGCATSAIESLLHCIERLPEKFKRVVRAGLDGDNAADVAESLATTVGAVYNLHYRANKLLRDCMTKELA; encoded by the coding sequence ATGGACGGGCCGGACGAAATCGCCGCCGCTATCGCCGCCGTGGCCCGCGGCAACCGGGACGCGTACCGCCGGATCGTGCGCGCCTACAGCTTGCCGTTGCGCGCCTATCTGGCCAACCTCGTTTACCACCGCAGCGACGTGGACGACCTGGCGCAGGAAGTGTTCCTGGCGGCCTACCGCGGCCTGGCGACGTACCAGCGCGGCAGCGATTTCGGCGCCTGGCTGCGCGGCATCGCCCGGCACAAGGCGCACAAGTACCTGCGCCGCCGGGCCGTCCGCGGTCGCGCGATGGACGGTTTCCGCGAGGAACTGGCCCGCACCCTGGAGGCGGACATCGAACGCGCCGCATCGGGGTGCGCGACCAGCGCCATCGAGTCGCTCCTGCACTGCATCGAGCGCCTCCCGGAGAAGTTCAAGCGCGTCGTCCGGGCCGGCCTCGACGGCGACAATGCGGCGGACGTGGCCGAGTCGCTCGCGACGACCGTCGGCGCCGTCTACAACCTGCACTACCGGGCCAACAAACTCCTCCGCGACTGCATGACGAAGGAGTTGGCGTGA
- a CDS encoding LamG-like jellyroll fold domain-containing protein — MEPDLRDLISAWLGGDLDADRAAELLRRVRDDAEFRREFVEQSQMLSAIKAVQSAEPRWLSLEDEIGWGAPDEPLEDRVLQAIERERPPRHRLAAWAAAVAAVAVAAVAVVAVVGWPSAPPPSLVGDPPAAGTAGTVAVLVKADDAHWGTSDRPPPAEGTPLGVGPLRLRSGQITLNFVNGVTLSVVGPAELDVRSVDRVFCRRGKLRTRVPPGAEGFTILGPGSAVVDLGTEFALNVADDGTAEVMVFEGQAEVSVLNAAGHTLSSELCQGRNALSIDPAAGRIRDVIAEPARFAPRTTWSAPPLVLKPGFAASVRSLRPWGYWRFRERADGVVPNEVADRPAFRAKNGVRLVGTGEAGVAEFAPGRPDQVLVLDGTWTPPRADGYAIELWVLSVQFQHSSLVSVSPDGIPGDRHTALLEFTGHSRALLHEECAIRLLDRWPPSRKGGANVFSSTMYTPNRWHHLVAQLRPTGSELYVDGVLAGSAPTGPDTGTAPCRMILGRMKIGPDRDPQQIRPLVGRMAEVAVYDHPLSPAEIRSHAAATHAEP, encoded by the coding sequence ATGGAGCCCGACCTGCGTGACCTGATCTCGGCTTGGCTCGGCGGCGACCTGGACGCCGACCGTGCGGCGGAACTCCTGCGTCGGGTGCGCGACGACGCCGAGTTCCGCCGCGAGTTCGTCGAGCAGTCCCAGATGCTCAGTGCGATCAAGGCCGTCCAGTCCGCGGAGCCGCGCTGGCTCTCGCTGGAAGACGAGATCGGCTGGGGCGCACCGGACGAACCCCTCGAAGACCGCGTCCTCCAGGCCATTGAACGTGAACGTCCGCCGCGACATCGGCTCGCGGCGTGGGCGGCGGCGGTCGCGGCCGTTGCGGTCGCAGCCGTTGCGGTCGTCGCCGTCGTCGGCTGGCCGTCCGCCCCGCCTCCTTCCCTGGTTGGCGACCCACCCGCGGCGGGGACGGCCGGGACCGTCGCCGTGTTGGTTAAGGCGGACGACGCCCACTGGGGGACGTCCGACCGTCCGCCGCCGGCCGAGGGAACGCCGCTGGGAGTGGGCCCGCTTCGCCTACGTTCGGGACAAATTACGCTCAACTTCGTGAACGGCGTCACCCTCTCCGTGGTCGGCCCGGCGGAACTGGACGTGCGGTCGGTTGACCGGGTCTTTTGTCGTCGCGGCAAGTTGCGGACGCGCGTGCCGCCGGGGGCGGAGGGGTTCACGATTCTTGGGCCCGGATCCGCCGTCGTGGACCTGGGAACCGAGTTCGCACTCAACGTCGCCGACGACGGCACCGCCGAGGTCATGGTCTTCGAGGGGCAGGCGGAGGTTTCCGTCCTCAACGCGGCGGGCCACACGCTCAGCAGCGAGCTTTGCCAGGGCCGTAACGCGCTGTCCATCGACCCCGCGGCCGGGCGAATCCGGGATGTCATCGCCGAGCCGGCGCGGTTCGCGCCACGGACCACGTGGAGCGCTCCGCCACTCGTACTGAAGCCGGGGTTCGCGGCCTCGGTGCGGTCGCTACGTCCCTGGGGGTACTGGCGGTTCCGCGAGCGGGCGGACGGGGTCGTGCCGAACGAAGTGGCCGACCGGCCGGCCTTCCGTGCGAAGAACGGCGTCCGACTCGTCGGCACCGGGGAGGCGGGCGTTGCCGAGTTCGCACCGGGTCGACCGGACCAAGTGCTCGTCCTCGACGGCACCTGGACCCCGCCGCGGGCCGACGGTTACGCCATTGAATTGTGGGTCCTCTCGGTGCAGTTCCAGCACAGCTCGCTGGTCTCCGTCAGCCCGGACGGAATCCCCGGCGACCGCCACACGGCCCTGCTCGAATTCACGGGTCACAGTCGTGCCCTGCTGCACGAAGAATGTGCGATCCGGCTCCTGGACCGCTGGCCGCCATCCCGAAAGGGCGGGGCCAACGTCTTCTCGTCCACAATGTACACGCCGAACCGCTGGCACCACCTGGTCGCCCAGCTCCGCCCGACCGGGTCGGAGTTGTACGTCGATGGCGTGCTGGCCGGCTCCGCCCCGACCGGGCCGGATACCGGGACGGCGCCGTGCCGCATGATCCTGGGACGGATGAAGATCGGGCCGGACCGCGACCCGCAGCAGATCCGCCCACTCGTCGGCCGCATGGCGGAGGTGGCCGTGTACGACCACCCACTCTCACCGGCGGAAATCCGCAGCCACGCTGCGGCGACGCACGCGGAACCGTGA
- a CDS encoding HD domain-containing protein gives MSHPPLSLDAWMDHEDAWLAPYAMRNRATRGRRHAEDSHAYRAPFQRDRERIVHSSAFRRMTGKTQVLVATVNDHHRTRLTHTLEVVQVARTVARRLRLNEDLTEAIALAHDIGHPPFGHAGERALHECLERFGGSTTTFMGFDGSTSWRSVTRNSRG, from the coding sequence ATGTCTCACCCGCCGCTCTCGCTCGACGCCTGGATGGACCACGAGGACGCGTGGCTCGCCCCTTACGCCATGCGGAATCGTGCGACCCGGGGGCGGCGGCACGCGGAGGATTCGCACGCGTACCGGGCGCCGTTCCAGCGGGACCGCGAGCGGATCGTCCACAGCTCCGCGTTCAGGCGGATGACCGGCAAGACGCAGGTCCTGGTCGCGACCGTCAACGACCACCACCGGACCCGGCTCACGCACACGCTGGAAGTCGTTCAGGTCGCGCGGACCGTTGCCCGGCGGCTGCGACTGAACGAAGACCTGACCGAGGCCATCGCCCTCGCCCACGACATCGGGCACCCCCCGTTCGGGCACGCCGGCGAACGGGCGCTGCACGAATGCCTGGAGCGGTTCGGGGGTTCGACCACAACCTTTATGGGCTTCGACGGGTCGACGAGTTGGAGGAGCGTTACCCGGAATTCCCGGGGCTGA
- a CDS encoding NAD(P)-dependent oxidoreductase — protein sequence MTELPLVLVTEGADPTPLAWLQERARVVEAAPGSPEYDAALPDAVAMVVRTYTKVNAALLARCPNLKVVGRGGVGLENIDVPACRARGVEVVYTPDANTLAVGDFVIGYALQLLRPWAFFRDRVYDPAEFKHVRNALRGVQLNELTIGILGMGRVGRRVGQIAANGFGARVIYNDLLDVRPNLTFPATAVDKPTLFREADVVTLHVDMRPGNEHLVGAPLLSLMKPTAILINASRGEVLDDVALAAAIRGGRLAGAAIDVFDPEPPGPDYPLLGFDNVLLTPHMAARTHTAMENMSWVVRDVVDVLSGRSPQYPAP from the coding sequence ATGACTGAACTACCTCTCGTCCTGGTGACCGAAGGCGCTGACCCGACACCGCTCGCGTGGCTGCAGGAGCGGGCTCGCGTCGTCGAGGCGGCCCCGGGCTCCCCCGAGTACGACGCCGCGTTGCCGGACGCGGTCGCGATGGTGGTCCGCACCTACACCAAGGTGAACGCCGCCCTGCTGGCCCGCTGCCCGAACCTCAAGGTCGTCGGCCGCGGCGGCGTGGGCCTCGAGAACATCGACGTGCCGGCCTGCCGCGCCCGCGGCGTTGAAGTCGTCTACACGCCGGACGCGAACACCCTCGCGGTCGGCGACTTCGTCATCGGGTACGCGCTCCAACTGCTGCGGCCGTGGGCTTTCTTCCGGGACCGCGTGTACGACCCGGCGGAGTTCAAGCACGTGCGGAACGCGCTCCGCGGCGTGCAACTGAACGAGCTGACGATCGGCATCCTGGGCATGGGTCGGGTCGGCCGCCGGGTCGGGCAGATCGCGGCGAACGGCTTCGGCGCGCGGGTGATCTACAACGACCTGCTCGACGTGCGGCCGAACCTGACGTTCCCCGCGACGGCGGTCGACAAGCCGACGCTCTTCCGCGAGGCCGATGTCGTCACGCTGCACGTGGACATGCGACCCGGCAACGAACACCTGGTCGGCGCGCCATTGCTGTCGCTGATGAAGCCGACGGCGATCCTGATCAACGCCAGCCGCGGCGAGGTTCTGGACGATGTCGCGCTGGCGGCTGCGATTCGCGGGGGTAGGCTCGCCGGGGCCGCCATCGACGTGTTCGACCCGGAGCCGCCCGGGCCCGACTACCCCCTGCTCGGGTTCGATAACGTCCTGCTCACCCCTCACATGGCCGCCCGCACGCACACGGCGATGGAGAACATGAGCTGGGTGGTCCGCGACGTGGTGGACGTCCTGAGCGGGCGATCGCCGCAGTATCCCGCACCGTGA
- the plsX gene encoding phosphate acyltransferase PlsX — protein MRIALDAMGGDHGLAPNIAGALRAVAAAADLTVVLVGDEAQIGPALAAAGTYPTDRIEVVHSAGVIGMTEKPVEAFRKKPDNTIAQSWKLVATKKVDGLVSAGNTGAVVAGGLFTKRFLKGIRKPGIAAVMPNAKGRTVILDVGANVFPKPSHLLQYGVMGSVYAKHMLGVERPTIGLMNVGEEEVKGHDLVRQTYELFRNSPLNDRFIGNVEGRDIHRGACDVIVTDGFVGNVLLKQAEGLFEFVMGLIAKDVVGALTTERETAAKAVKQLVGRFHHSAAGGAPLLGVDGVCVICHGSSDDRAIANALATATQNVRVRLNDRIVEELATLPDLGEE, from the coding sequence ATGCGGATCGCGCTGGATGCAATGGGCGGGGATCACGGCCTGGCACCGAACATCGCCGGGGCACTGCGCGCCGTCGCCGCGGCGGCCGACCTCACGGTCGTCCTCGTCGGCGACGAGGCTCAGATCGGCCCCGCGCTGGCGGCCGCCGGCACATACCCCACGGACCGGATCGAAGTGGTCCACTCCGCCGGCGTCATCGGGATGACCGAGAAGCCGGTGGAGGCGTTCCGCAAGAAGCCGGACAACACGATCGCCCAGTCGTGGAAACTCGTCGCGACGAAAAAGGTCGACGGCCTGGTCAGCGCCGGCAACACCGGCGCGGTCGTGGCCGGCGGGCTGTTCACCAAGCGGTTCCTCAAGGGCATTCGTAAGCCCGGGATCGCGGCCGTCATGCCGAACGCCAAGGGGCGGACCGTCATCCTCGACGTCGGCGCGAACGTCTTCCCGAAGCCCTCGCACCTGCTCCAGTACGGCGTCATGGGCTCGGTCTACGCCAAGCACATGCTCGGCGTCGAGCGGCCGACGATCGGCCTGATGAACGTCGGCGAGGAAGAGGTCAAGGGCCACGACCTCGTCCGCCAGACCTACGAGCTGTTCCGCAACAGCCCGCTCAACGACCGATTCATCGGCAACGTCGAGGGCCGCGACATCCACCGCGGCGCGTGCGACGTGATCGTGACGGACGGGTTCGTCGGGAACGTGCTGCTCAAGCAGGCCGAGGGCCTGTTCGAGTTCGTCATGGGCTTGATTGCGAAGGACGTGGTCGGCGCCCTCACGACCGAGCGCGAGACCGCGGCCAAGGCCGTCAAGCAACTCGTCGGCCGGTTCCACCACAGTGCGGCCGGCGGCGCCCCGCTGCTCGGCGTGGACGGCGTCTGCGTCATCTGCCACGGGTCGTCCGACGACCGCGCGATCGCGAACGCTTTGGCGACCGCAACCCAGAACGTTCGCGTGCGGTTGAACGACCGGATCGTCGAAGAACTCGCGACCCTGCCCGACCTCGGCGAAGAGTAA
- a CDS encoding addiction module protein has protein sequence MALTADQILAAALDLPDADRLELIEALIDSVQTPDRPPFDESWREVIRQRSAELASGGVATVPWAEVKRRAGGSR, from the coding sequence ATGGCGCTAACTGCTGACCAGATCTTGGCCGCGGCGCTCGATCTGCCCGACGCCGATCGCCTTGAACTGATCGAGGCGTTGATCGACTCCGTCCAAACCCCCGACCGTCCGCCCTTCGACGAATCCTGGCGCGAGGTGATACGGCAGCGATCCGCCGAACTCGCTAGCGGGGGCGTCGCTACTGTGCCGTGGGCGGAGGTCAAACGGCGCGCGGGAGGCAGCCGGTGA
- the fabD gene encoding ACP S-malonyltransferase: MSRTAFLFPGQGAQTVGMAAGLVAQSPVAKALFAEAAAVLGYDLLAVCATGPAEKLNATDVSQPAIFVASLAALEHLKATEPDALGGVTDTAGLSLGEYTALVFAGALSFADGLKVVQARGAAMQAAAEVTPSGMISILGVELPDVEALVATAKEAGTLQVANLLCPGNTVVSGAAAALDRLDQLCQEKGGVRTIRLAVAGAFHTDLMKPADEKLAAALAGARIVAPRVPVWSNVDAKPHTEPDEIRGLLVRQVVSPVRWEETVRGLMAAGVERFYEIGPGRVLAGLLKRVNRKTDVRNIGA, encoded by the coding sequence ATGTCCCGGACCGCGTTCCTCTTCCCCGGCCAGGGCGCCCAGACCGTCGGCATGGCCGCCGGCCTCGTCGCCCAGTCGCCGGTCGCGAAAGCCCTGTTCGCCGAAGCCGCGGCCGTCCTCGGGTACGACCTACTCGCCGTGTGCGCGACCGGCCCGGCCGAGAAGTTGAACGCGACGGACGTCAGCCAGCCGGCCATCTTCGTGGCGAGTCTGGCGGCCCTCGAACACCTCAAGGCGACCGAGCCGGACGCCCTCGGGGGTGTGACCGACACTGCCGGTCTCAGCCTCGGGGAATACACGGCCCTTGTGTTCGCCGGCGCCCTGTCATTCGCGGACGGGCTCAAGGTCGTCCAGGCCCGGGGAGCGGCGATGCAGGCCGCCGCGGAAGTGACGCCGAGCGGGATGATCAGCATCCTCGGGGTCGAACTGCCGGACGTCGAAGCACTGGTGGCCACCGCGAAAGAAGCCGGGACGCTCCAGGTGGCGAACCTGCTCTGCCCCGGGAACACGGTCGTGTCCGGCGCGGCGGCGGCTCTCGATCGGCTCGACCAGCTCTGTCAGGAGAAGGGCGGCGTCCGCACGATCCGGCTCGCGGTGGCCGGCGCATTCCATACGGACCTCATGAAACCGGCCGACGAAAAGCTGGCGGCCGCCCTCGCGGGGGCGAGAATCGTCGCCCCACGCGTCCCGGTTTGGTCAAACGTCGACGCGAAGCCACACACTGAGCCGGACGAAATTCGCGGGCTCCTGGTCCGGCAGGTCGTCTCCCCGGTGCGGTGGGAAGAGACCGTGCGGGGATTGATGGCGGCCGGGGTCGAGCGGTTTTACGAGATCGGGCCGGGTCGCGTGCTCGCCGGCCTGCTGAAGCGCGTGAACCGGAAGACTGACGTGCGCAACATTGGTGCCTGA
- a CDS encoding HIT family protein has product MEQLWAPWRLAYVTQPARPKPADDDCFICRGLAEADDRTNLIVYRGTHSCVILNRFPYNNGHLLVAPLAHKARLADLTPDELLDLQEMIRQMVAILEKRMKPEGFNVGLNLGKVAGAGLPGHLHWHVVPRWNGDTNFMPVVSDVRVIVQSLDALWELMREELA; this is encoded by the coding sequence GTGGAGCAACTCTGGGCACCCTGGCGGCTGGCGTACGTGACCCAGCCGGCCCGGCCGAAACCGGCCGACGACGACTGCTTCATCTGCCGCGGGCTGGCCGAGGCGGACGACCGCACGAATCTGATCGTCTACCGCGGTACGCACTCGTGCGTGATTTTGAACCGATTTCCCTACAATAACGGCCACCTGCTCGTCGCCCCGCTGGCGCACAAGGCCCGGCTCGCCGACCTCACGCCGGACGAATTGCTCGACCTCCAGGAAATGATCCGCCAGATGGTGGCAATCCTGGAAAAGCGGATGAAGCCTGAAGGGTTCAACGTCGGCCTCAACCTCGGCAAGGTCGCCGGCGCGGGCCTACCGGGTCACCTACACTGGCACGTCGTCCCGCGGTGGAACGGGGACACGAACTTCATGCCGGTCGTTAGCGACGTGCGCGTCATCGTCCAATCGCTCGACGCGCTGTGGGAATTGATGCGGGAAGAGTTGGCGTAA
- a CDS encoding DUF1559 domain-containing protein, with the protein MVFRPRRTAFTLIELLVVIAIIAILIGLLLPAVQKVREAAARLKCQNNLKQLGVAMHNYHSTNGTFPAGSVVCPTSTGYGHTYWILLLPYLEQAALYGKLDLTGKASGTQYVSTGMVISNDASRNSYNIPLLNNFLLPMGKCPSSPFLPFTELVAGSGNMVFNVDYAGIAGSINSPTTYTASDHGVYKVSFGGVLPPKTGVSVLQITDGTSNTIAIGEQSDYCRNASGATADCRSAGGVGFSLGIRNGSATVAYPAGGDSRAFGLTSMRYAISKDSTLANTGIAGNAPLQSAHTGGSVNTLFADGSVQSLSASISVAILMLLADRDDGQVIPPY; encoded by the coding sequence ATGGTCTTTCGGCCCCGGCGGACGGCGTTCACATTGATTGAACTGCTGGTGGTTATCGCCATTATCGCGATCCTGATCGGCCTGCTGTTGCCGGCGGTACAAAAGGTGCGAGAAGCCGCGGCCCGCTTGAAATGTCAGAACAATCTGAAGCAACTCGGCGTGGCGATGCACAACTACCACTCGACGAACGGCACGTTCCCCGCCGGGAGTGTGGTTTGCCCCACCAGCACGGGTTACGGCCACACCTACTGGATTTTGTTGTTGCCCTATCTCGAACAGGCGGCGCTGTACGGAAAACTGGACCTGACCGGGAAGGCCAGCGGGACCCAGTATGTTTCCACCGGCATGGTGATTTCAAACGACGCCAGCCGCAACAGTTATAACATTCCGCTTCTGAACAACTTCCTCCTGCCGATGGGCAAGTGCCCGTCCAGCCCGTTCCTGCCGTTCACCGAATTGGTCGCGGGCAGCGGCAACATGGTCTTCAACGTGGATTACGCCGGGATCGCCGGCAGCATCAATTCTCCGACGACCTACACCGCGAGCGACCACGGCGTTTACAAAGTCTCGTTCGGCGGCGTGTTGCCGCCCAAAACGGGGGTGTCGGTCTTGCAAATCACGGACGGTACGTCCAACACCATCGCCATCGGCGAGCAATCGGATTACTGTCGAAACGCCAGCGGCGCGACCGCGGACTGCCGCAGCGCGGGGGGCGTAGGGTTCTCGCTCGGCATCCGCAACGGGTCCGCCACCGTAGCGTATCCCGCCGGCGGCGATTCCCGGGCCTTTGGCCTGACTTCGATGCGCTACGCGATCAGCAAGGACTCGACCCTTGCGAACACGGGTATCGCGGGAAATGCCCCGCTGCAATCGGCGCACACCGGCGGCTCGGTCAATACCCTGTTCGCCGACGGCTCCGTGCAGTCGCTGAGCGCCAGCATTAGCGTCGCCATTCTGATGTTGTTGGCCGACCGCGACGACGGCCAGGTGATTCCCCCGTACTGA
- the fabF gene encoding beta-ketoacyl-ACP synthase II gives MTRRRVVVTGLGTVNPIALSVPEYWQALLAGKSGIAPVTLFDPAPYKVRFGGEVKGFNPEPIVDHKSVRKLDRCGQFAMVAAHEAIKDSGIEFDKYDPFRVGVILGTGIGGLSEFEDGYNTLTTRGPSRVSPFTIVKMIANTTAGSISIRYHLRGPNTTVSTACSSAAHAIGDAMTAIASGHADAMITGGTEAAITHMGLAGFIACRALSERNDDPAHASRPFDKERDGFVLSEGSGILVLEEYEQAKARGANIYCEVVGCGNTADAYHITAPHEDGIGAAEAMRQAIRQAGWNTFDVDYINAHGTSTPLGDVAETKAIKKVFGDHAKRLKISSTKSLIGHLLGASGGVEAVACALIMRHGVIHPTINLTNPDPECDLDYVPNTPREARVKRVLSNSFGFGGHNCSLALGAV, from the coding sequence ATGACTCGACGCCGCGTGGTCGTAACCGGGCTGGGGACCGTCAACCCGATCGCACTGTCGGTCCCCGAATACTGGCAGGCGCTGCTGGCCGGTAAGAGCGGGATCGCGCCCGTCACCCTCTTCGACCCGGCACCCTACAAGGTCCGGTTCGGCGGTGAGGTGAAGGGGTTCAATCCGGAACCGATCGTCGATCACAAGAGTGTCCGGAAACTCGACCGCTGCGGTCAGTTCGCGATGGTCGCGGCCCACGAGGCGATCAAGGACAGCGGCATCGAGTTCGACAAATACGACCCCTTCCGCGTCGGGGTGATCCTCGGCACCGGGATCGGCGGCCTGTCCGAATTCGAAGACGGGTACAACACGCTCACCACCCGCGGCCCGAGCCGGGTGAGCCCGTTCACGATCGTGAAGATGATCGCGAACACGACGGCCGGGTCGATCTCGATCCGGTACCACCTCCGCGGCCCGAACACGACCGTCAGCACCGCCTGTTCGTCCGCCGCCCACGCGATCGGTGACGCGATGACCGCCATCGCGAGCGGCCACGCCGACGCGATGATCACCGGCGGGACCGAAGCCGCGATCACGCACATGGGCCTGGCCGGGTTCATCGCCTGCCGCGCCTTATCCGAACGCAACGACGACCCCGCCCACGCCAGCCGCCCGTTCGACAAGGAGCGGGACGGGTTCGTACTCAGCGAGGGCTCGGGAATCCTCGTCCTCGAAGAATACGAGCAGGCGAAGGCCCGCGGGGCGAACATCTACTGTGAAGTCGTAGGCTGCGGCAACACGGCCGACGCGTACCACATCACGGCCCCGCACGAGGACGGCATCGGCGCGGCCGAGGCCATGCGGCAGGCGATCCGCCAGGCCGGGTGGAACACGTTCGACGTCGACTACATCAACGCCCACGGGACGAGTACCCCGCTCGGCGACGTGGCCGAGACGAAGGCGATCAAGAAGGTGTTCGGCGACCACGCTAAGCGGTTGAAGATCAGCAGCACCAAGAGCCTGATCGGACACCTGCTCGGCGCGAGCGGCGGGGTGGAAGCGGTGGCCTGTGCCCTGATCATGCGGCACGGCGTCATTCACCCGACGATCAACCTCACGAATCCCGACCCCGAGTGCGACCTCGACTACGTCCCGAACACGCCCCGCGAGGCCCGCGTCAAGCGGGTGCTGTCGAACAGCTTCGGCTTCGGCGGCCACAACTGCTCGCTGGCGCTGGGAGCCGTGTAG
- a CDS encoding acyl carrier protein has protein sequence MSVEEKVIEIVCDHLAVDRSKVNRTTKFIEDIGADSLDIVELVMELEEEFDIQIPDDQAEKIKTVGEAIDYIETKKKEKEAGDGGAAAK, from the coding sequence GTGTCCGTGGAAGAAAAGGTCATCGAGATCGTTTGCGACCACCTTGCCGTCGACCGGTCCAAAGTGAACCGCACGACCAAGTTCATCGAAGACATCGGGGCAGACTCGCTCGACATCGTCGAACTGGTGATGGAACTCGAAGAAGAGTTCGACATCCAGATCCCGGACGACCAGGCCGAGAAGATCAAGACGGTCGGCGAAGCCATCGACTACATCGAGACGAAGAAGAAGGAAAAGGAAGCCGGGGACGGCGGGGCCGCCGCGAAATGA